Proteins encoded together in one Lathamus discolor isolate bLatDis1 chromosome 3, bLatDis1.hap1, whole genome shotgun sequence window:
- the MFSD13A gene encoding transmembrane protein 180: MGLRLVACIFHLPTAVVYGSLSLFVSILHNVFLLYYVDTFVSVYKIDKLSFWIGETVFLIWNSLNDPLFGWLSDRVFLSTQQPGAEISSPEVVLKRLKALSHNGPLFAISFLAFWVAWAHPGLQFLLCLCMYDSFLTMVDLHHNALLADLAVSAKDRTSLNFYCSLFSAIGSLSVFTSYAVWNKEDFFSFRIFCILLALCSVAGFTLSTQLLRQRFESGGKAKWDQESTLKELYIEKPSVLPEKRITLAEYLQQLSRHRNFLWFVGMNLIQVFHCHFNSNFFPLFLEHLLSDQISVSTGSFLLGVSYIAPHVNNLYFLSLCRRYGVYAVVRGLFFLKLALSIVMLLAGPDQVYLLCVFIASNRVFTEGTCKLLNLVVTDLVDEDLVLNRRKQAASALLFGMVALVTKPGQTFAPLIGTWLLSAYTGYDIFQRNPLSNMVSTQPKLESPAFLEPTLRQGCFYLLVFVPITCALLQLLSWSQFNLHGKRLQMVKAQRQNLTQGQAPEVKTI, translated from the exons ATGGGGTTGAGACTCGTGGCTTGTATTTTCCATTTGCCCACCGCAGTGGTCTACGGGTCCCTGTCGctgtttgtttccattttgcacAACGTGTTCCTCCTGTACTACGTGGACACTTTTGTCTCTGTTTACAAGATTGATAAACTGTCCTTTTGGATTGGAGAG aCAGTGTTTCTGATCTGGAACAGCCTCAATGACCCTCTGTTCGGCTGGCTGAGCGACCGAGTGTTCCTTAGCACACAGCA GCCAGGAGCAGAGATTTCCTCCCCCGAAGTAGTTCTGAAGAGACTCAAAGCACTAAGCCACAATGGCCCCCTCTTTGCCATCTCTTTcctggctttctgggttgcctGGGCTCATCCTGGTTTGCAGTTCCTTCTTTGCCTTTGCATGTATGACAGCTTCCTCACCATGGTCGACCTCCATCACAACGCCTTGCTTGCAGACCTGGCTGTTTCAGCAAAAGACAGGACAAGCCTCAACTTCTACTGCTCCCTCTTTAGTGCCATAGGCTCCCTCTCTGTCTTCACGTCCTACGCAGTGTGGAACAAAGAGGACTTCTTTTCCTTTCGCATATTTTGCATCCTGCTGGCCCTCTGCTCCGTTGCTGGCTTCACCCTGTCCACGCAGCTGCTCCGCCAGCGCTTTGAGTCTGGTGGGAAAGCAAAATGGGACCAGGAATCAACCCTTAAAGA GCTGTACATTGAGAAACCATCCGTCCTGCCAGAGAAGAGGATCACCCTGGCAGAGTatctgcagcagctctcccGGCATCGCAACTTCCTCTGGTTTGTCGGCATGAATCTCATCCAG GTTTTTCACTGCCACTTTAACAGCAACTTCTTCCCTCTGTTCCTGGAGCACCTGCTGTCAGACCAGATCTCTGTCTCTACAGGATCCTTCCTGCTTG gtgtttcCTACATTGCCCCCCACGTTAACAACCTCTACTTCCTGTCCCTCTGCCGCCGCTATGGGGTTTATGCTGTGGTGCGAGGACTCTTCTTCCTGAAGCTGGCTCTCAGCATTGTCATGCTCCTGGCAGGACCGGATCAGGTGTATCTGCTCTGCGTCTTCATTGCCAG CAACCGGGTGTTCACAGAAGGCACCTGTAAGTTGCTCAACCTGGTGGTCACTGACTTGGTGGATGAGGATCTAGTCCTGAACCGCAGGAAGCAGGCGGCCTCAGCGCTGCTCTTTGGGATGGTGGCTTTGGTCACCAAGCCCGGCCAGACCTTTGCCCCTCTGATTGGCACCTGGCTGCTCTCTGCATACACAG GTTACGACATCTTCCAGCGCAACCCCTTGAGCAACATGGTGAGTACCCAGCCGAAGCTGGAGTCTCCTGCATTCCTGGAGCCAACACTTCGCCAGGGCTGCTTTTACCTCCTTGTCTTCGTACCCATCACAtgtgcactgctgcagctcctcagctggTCTCAGTTCAACTTGCATGGGAAGCGCCTGCAGATGGTGAAGGCTCAGCGCCAGAACCTGACCCAAGGCCAAGCACCAGAGGTCAAAACGATCTAG